aaaattcttcaccatacaacctaagggatccggaatcgttgactccgacgcgcccatacttatcaatggaacgtcgttgacaacgaatactatgcacgcgtactattcaacagtcacacccgtttcctctgccaacagcaccacgtggtacggttaccaagtgaaacgtacacaataacacaataaacactcagggaattcccgtacacacacagctgttacaccagtcactagataatcaatattatgccctttggcgaaactatacagtcacccacgctataattctctatatatgaattacccgtctataacacaccccagtaacatcgtcttttacaaatagcggttacagtacggttagcataggtcaaagcacaatttaaggtcacaatacaattattagtggttatggtgttaaacatgcaatagacgacaatgattagtacttatatacagtgtcagtaaatatacagggttatggtaccgtgcactatgatacagcaacacactattaacactctcgctagacggctgagcttgcgctatctaacaagatatacactttactaacaatctttaacacatttacaattcccaactaaactattggccagtaccttgaatggactacctaaaactatgtacacccgttttggttagccacactgcccaagcaccacatatagcgagctagaggaccgaatttacacaggcgcctcttagtcgattactatcaaaaatctagtgggttccaaatttacacgccttcccacttagccaagataggttgagagctagcgaaccgaatttacacaggcgccgcttagtctccccgtccctccgacctagcgaacgtaatatacaccctagaacgctagtctagacaagacaccggtgtccggctagggctatttacacaggaccccgcctgactaaccaaatcaaatggtctgactaaagagcgttcgattgagcggtgcgccttcgctccttccctccgacagagggggcagattccatacacaaataaccccttatgggcctaccgcacaatcggtatacccctagtgggtctgccgtctaaaacagcagttgtcttacctcctcgttcctgaacctgagttcacactcatcgacggggacaccccagcacttcttacgtagaggccgatgatctcctggacaacagaccagtggcgccgagacgaagggaggtccacgcagaagttcaggggtgcagccgtagagaacgtgggcaaagatagaccgtctcacgcctctgcctctcagctaccgttgaacgatgagcttcccggccaatgcaccacccttgcatggggacttgcataaaagccattgTGTTGTCATTAAAATGagatcatcttgaacctttcttgaagccttagctcatgtttggaggaagggatacctacactctggggattgctataatcacttactccccagagtaagctcttgcaatagcttgatttattcctgctacgctctctgaattTAGGAGAGGGTCACCCACTGAGAGCTGGATcttggtcgtggatccagggtgggtggagacagTGAGACCCCGGTGCAGCTGtgtcgctggaagtggggtctgcagtgctgatggtgtcggttggagtgcttggagtcctcagcaagcacttggagcatcgattggcggaggtactcagtcggagtgccagcgttccgtcacaacatgtataataataattacagttCCGAGGTTGTGAGTGATGAAATTGTTGAAATGAGCATACTGATTAGGTAGTGTGAGAGCCTTCTAAAGAAGCGGTTAAAACTCAGGCAGGAAAGAAACGTCTGGATTCAATAGTTAGTTGATTTAGTTCTTTTAATGCTTCCTAACGAAGGTACAGTAAAATGTCCCTAATTGAACTAACCTACAGGTAACTAGACGTAAGCTAGGATTCTTCATAACAGACCAGCTCCCTCTAGTgtcaaaaaaataagaatttaacaTATCAAAATACTAGTAAGTATTTCTTGGCAAGATCCCGCCTTGTATATGTGAATATGTGGAGCAACTCAggcacttgttctaaagaagggTATTAAGGAACTAGAATAAGATGTAGGCTATAAAATTTGGAAGCATTTTGGCCATATCAAATGAGAACTATGGATCATTAATTAATATTCATAATTATAATGTAATATGGATCCCAGAAGTCATGTTGTCCACTCAAAAACCACAACCAGATCGGGATACGGCTGTAAATTCTATAAagagaacatacaaaaaaaaaaaaaaaaaaaccacaatagtgtaatacagtaggtACAATAAATCTTGCGCTAATAatgaatgcactcacgagatggtgtAGAAAAAaacgctcatagggtgcctcccctgatggtaagGGGGGCTAGTAATCCCCTTTCCAATACGAAGTAGCTGAAAGGTACACGGGACTCCGAATAGGATCAAActccaaatatttttattgtataaaaggtGAAACAAACACCATTAAGATCAAAGTTAAGAATGCGGTaataggtcctacgcgtttcgttcaaacgtgAACTTTCTCAGGGACCGCAGTAGTAAAATAACCACATACAATATCACAGGTAGTAAAATCATACATCCTACTCCCCCCTTAATACAaaccctttaaatagggctagcaACAGTAATTAACAATCAGCATCACTTCCACAGTATAATACCGTAGGTGGCATCAACCAAATCActtccttttttagtttttttgtttcaaacttttttttgacTGTGATATCATTCAAAGCTTAATTAACACAAGACATTTTAAGCATATGAAAAGACAGCCTGTATAGGCAACTACAACATGGAACACTAATAATatacttgcttaaccccttaaggacccttttattccagacatttggtccttaagggattaatataCTGCAGCGTATAGATTCAACAATTATAGCCTTGAAgggtgaaaggaaaaaaaaaagagggaatgtTCTGTAGCCACAGAGTTATGTGTATGTTGGCAGGTTAGGCCTGCTAACTGTAGTGGCAGCAATATTGTACCTCAGTGTGGAATATTAGTCAAAAAaaattgatcatttttattttttcatcttcaATAAAAGTGTATCCTTTTTCTACTGGAGTTTCCTGTCCATTCTTACCAAAGAATCTGAAGGTGGATGTAGGGgactgtgtgttagatgtggggggtagtgtattagatgggggggcagtgtacacTCCCCAGTGTATTAGTCACCATTAACCTCCCTATCCCTGTGTGTCACACCATAAACCCCCTATCCCTGTGTGTCACACCATAAACCCCCTATCCCTGTGTGTCACACCATAAACCCCCTATCCCTGTGTGTCACACCATTAAACCCCCTATCCCTGTGTGTCACACCATTAAACCCCCTATCCCTGTGTGTCACACCATTAAACCCCCTATCCCTGTGTGTCACACCATTAAACCCCCTATCCCTGTGTGTCACACCATTAAACCCCGTATTGTACAACCCCCATCAATCCCACATGCCCAGTGTAAACCCCCCATTAACCTCCTATTCTATTGGAAAAGTATAACTATCAGATTTCTGCACTTACATCACTGGAAGTGACAAGAGATCAGCTGCGCGAATTTGCGCTATCAGTATGGCATTCTGATAGATTTCGGGTGGATGCGCCGCGTTACGTCTATCAGATTTCTGCACCACAGCTTTCACTGTGTAGTAACATACACAGTGTAAGTTAatgtggtgttaaataagggagaTGTGCAGTGTTTTCTAATGCCAAACAACTGTAAATCTGTTTGAAGTTATGCTTGCTTACTCTAGCTGGTGTGGCATTGTGAACTTGTGTGTAATAtctttgcacaaataaaataaagaattaaaataataataataataataataataataataataatggagatGCTGGGTTAATGGGGGTGATACACCATAGATGGGGTTAATGAAGGTCACACTTGGGTTTAGGGGGGTAACAGGAGATGTGAGTAAATTAAGGTGACACACTGGAGATGGGGGAGGGTTATGGTGTGATACACAGGGGATGGTTAATGTTATACAGAGAGCTTAATGGCAAGGATAGGGGTTGTAAAGACACTGATATACACTGTGTTTATTCTAGAGATAAGAACCCTTCCTGTAAGATTAGAAGAGTGCAGTCAAAGGACTCTAATGCAACAGGAAGCACTTAACAGTTCAGTAGAACCTTCTGGAGCTGGTTTGAGCTGAGCTGAGCTGCTGGTTTTTGCCTTGTATCTGGCTGGTTCTTGGCTGAATTTGGCTAATACTTTGGAGCAGCGGCTGAAGGAGGAGTACCAGGCCCTCATTAAGGTGAGGTAGTGACCCTGTAATGAATAATTTGCTGTCTTATCTGTACGTTGCACAGCTGAACTCATGTCCAAAATGTCAGCACTGAGCAAATGGAGTACAAGCTTTTTATAAGCTACACATCCCCCTACTATACCCTTACACCAATCATCAAACAGGATACACAGTATTACCTTATATGGATAGGCATTATGGTCAGTATGGTACTTGTAAATGCCACATGGAGATTTGGGGCCTAGCTGAAATCCCATCACAGCGTTCACCATGTATTCTGTACAGTAGTGTGATTCACAAATTTTAGTAACTAGTTCCGACTATGTTTCCAACTTTAAAGAATCTgcccaagacaatgtgctgcctgGGACGAAGACTCCACCCCCcacagatagatataaatatatgcatgtatctatgtgtgtgtatatatatatatatatatatatatatatatatatataaaatgtaccgatcagtgcactcgcttattaactaaacagtgatttcaaatcctaaaaagtactatttaaaaacacctcacctaggtaaaaaataatgggggtttggttacattatatgatcatacattgcataagccttccAACTGTATCAGAGTACCCCATtcctggcaggtcctactctaacagcctaatgcttgctcttatgagattaatccacttgggaaatgcttccttacgggtaactctgcaagtcaaggctaaataggatcctggaatgagacacctgtggcacccctccctgtcacaggtgtctcattccaggatcctatttagccttgacttgcagagagtcacAGTAAGggagcatttcccaagtaagtggattaatagcataagagcaagcattaggctgttagagtaggacctgccaagcttatgcaatatatgatcatataatgtaaccaaacccccattattttttacctaggtgaggtgtttttaaatagtactttttaggatttgaaatcactgtttagttaataagcgagtgcactgatctgtacattttgtattttggtctcagtagcaccctgtaataaatgcatgtttaggtgagtgcagccctcctgactttgtgtgtgtgtgtgtgtgtatatatatatatatatatatatatatatatatatatatatatatagcatgccaATGAAgctataaatacataaacttggtatCTCATGCTAATGAACAGTAAATGCATAACTCCTGAATGTCATGCCAATGAGCCACATGTGCCTCAAAAAAGTCTACTAGTGCCATGTCCCCTGAAACAACCTGCAATTGCCATCTCTCTTACACCAGCCTCTCAGTGCAATCTTTCTGCCCTCAGCCTCTCTGTGCCTTGTCTATGCCTCCATTAagggagactgtgtgtgtgtgtgtgtgtgtgtgtgtatggggtggtgatggtgatagTGTGGGAGGTTGTGACAGTGTTGGTGTAAGGTGACCGTGTGGAAGGtgatgacagtgtgtggggaggctgtTGTTCACTTACCAACCACCAGCCCCTGGTGGTACACTGGTCTCCTCTTGCTCCCCGATGATCCAGTGGTCTGCTCCAGCTCCCTGGTGATCCAGAATGCTGGGTATGTAGTCTCTCAGAGCCTCCTTGTACGGAGTAGAGAGCTTAAGAGCTTGGGTAacagtgttgccgtggtaacccatgtCAATGCTGTGATTGGCCGTAGATTGCGAGATCTCTACTCCAGAGTCTGCAGCTATgcgcccggcggagctgcagacagggagGCCATGGGACACTACATTCCCAGCcttctggaccaccagggagctggAGCAGACCACCAAGGAGCTGGAGCAGACCACTAGATCATCAGGGAGCAAGAGGTGCTGTATGCCGCCGGGTCCGAGGCCCCTTCTGGTGTCGGCCCTTGGTCATTGACCGATGAGCCGACACTTCAGTCAGCCGTAGTAGCAACCGGTTCAGTGAACTTGTTaaattttaaatggacactccagcgccaggaaaacaaaccgttttcctggcactgcaggtcccctttccctcccatcccccatcccaggttgctgaaggggttcggggtctgcccatgctcctcccccaccgacgtcatccggcggtGGAGACCAATTGCACATGCACGGGCGCCGGCGGGTGAGACCTatagcgcatgcgcggcaatgccgtgcacgcgcattagacctcaacttaggaaagcattgaaaaatgctttcagtgctttcctatgggtatttcagcaacgctggaggacctccagcgatgctatagcactcggaagtgccctctagtggctgtctagtagacagccacaagaggaggagttaaccctgcaaggtattgcagtttatgaaaaatgcaatatttacagttgcagggttaaatcaaCAATACGGATGAAAatcaggttaaaaccccttccgtgacttacctgaatccagcgccgaagTCCCTCAGCgccgggtcaggctccgcccgcgCTCCTAcccagccggcaggggagacctaatgcgcatgtgcggcattagaCCTGCTCATAGAAAAAcagtattcaatgctttcctataggggttctgacgacgctggaggtcctcattcatgaggacgtccagcgtcatttaaaacactttttgggttttaggaacctggaagtccctctagtggctgtatgatagactgccactagaggaggtcttaaccctgcaaggtacttATTGCAGATTAtaaacactgcaataattacacttgcagggttaagggtgatggtagttggcacccagaccactccaatgggcagaagtggtctgggtgcctggagtgtccctttaatgacaggTTCGCACAAACCGGTACAAACGGGCTGAATCCACAACTGATTCTGTCTATGAACAGGAATAAAGTGTGTGCGTGATTTACCAAGAAGGAGCTTGTGTTTCTCTTGAAGCATCCAGCTATATTGCTGTTTTTCTCTACTATAGAGTACTTGCTTATAGAGAATTGCCAGTGTGCTAGATACATCTAATATCCTTTACGAACCGGTGCTATCAGTGCAGTAGGTAAATCCCTCATTGCCAGTGGACATACAAATCAAAGTTGGTAGTTTGAATAGTATCTACCAGCATTGCAGGATATACATATTGCACTGATAGACCCGGTGCTTAGATATTGGTTAGCTGTGCAGTTTAGCCAAAGAAACCCATGGAAAATAAAGTCCATGAACATCTACACCTTCTGTAGCAGAGACGATAAGGCTGTATTGTCCTATATTTATAGAACAGTGGGTTCTATACTATATCACATTgttctatatataacacactgtACTGTTTACAGTAAGTGTTAAGAGGATCTTAGTTGTATTGCTTTGTATAGACTTCCTAATCATGAGTAATACCCCTATCGTGATGACACTTATCAGAGCTCCCAATATTGACCTTATATTGTCCCATCAACGACTTTGTATTTGAATCCATCCCTTGCCTGTCAGTATCAGATCTTATCAGACTGTGTAGCTGTGAATAATTCCTATATCGTCCTGAGAAATATATCATATTTTACAACACTATCCTTATTGTCCCCTCACAGGCTAATCTCTTGCCTAACAGTGTCCGGTCTGATTAGCTTCTCCGCCGGTGAGTAATGATCATATTGTGTTGTGACATTTATCACACTTCACAGTTTTCTCCTCATATGCTTTGCAGTTAATTAATATCTGTTGCAACGTAGTGTAAGCAGACGTGGGGGGAAGCTTTCCTTTTACAATGTGAAAGTGATAGTTTTAGATATGGTTTACATATGGTAATTAGGGTAGTTTTTATATTGTCTACATTTGTCGATTGTTTATTAATCTGAGCAGATGGCTAATGACAGCTGTGAAAGATTGTAATAGTTTACCCGAGAATGGTATTCTACATTTATAGGTATGGAGAAGAAGTATGACAAAATCTTCCAATTCCTCTCAGCAGGAGAATACCCGTCCGGGTATAATAAGTCGCAGAGACAATGCTTTAGAAAGGCCGCTGACAAATATACATTGAAGGGTGAGTATCTTCAATATAAGCAATGTTAGTTGCTTTTGAAGAATGTTGCTCTTgcattttttccttttattacagaaggaaAGGTCTTAGTCGGCCGCAAAAGAGTTGTAAAATTCGAAGAAGGATATTTGAAGAATTTCATTCTGCACCAATTGGAGGACATTCAGGAATTGTCAAGACGCGGTTGGCAATCTCCTCACTATTCTTTTGGCATGGAATGACAAAAGATATTGAGAACTGGGTACAcactaataatttttttgttttgcaatttTTATGAATGCTTTACACAGGTTAACAACTGATTTCTTACAGATCCAGGAATGCGAAAAGTGTCAGACGGTTGTAAAGCCTGTTACAGTGTATTAAGGTAAATGTCTAGTATAGAATTACATAAGTTATTATTACATTGGtctattacaaataaatatatatttattttttcatcgcATTAGGTGTCTGCTGTCTGGGAGCTGGTTGGGATTGACCTGACAGGCCCTTTCCCAAAGACAGTAGATGGTTTCCTGTACATTTTAACGGCCACGGATTATTTCTCCAAGTGGGTAGAGGCTTTTTCTTTGAAGTCAAAAACTGCTGCCGAGGTGGGACGTCATCTTTGTTCCCTGATCTACCGACATGGTTGCCCAAAAAGGATCCTTTCTGACCAGGGGAGAGAATTTGTCAATCAAGTCTGTTTACTTTCCATGTGCCATACATGTACAAATGATTTAgttaacttttttaaaatgagacatatatatatacctgtatttttttaaattttttttaatttttatttttttaagcttaACGACCGGATGTGCAGTGTTCTAGGAATAGAAAGAAGCGTGACAGCGGCGTATCATCCACAGACAAATGGGATGGATGAGAAAATAAATGACACTATTAAGAGGTAAGTTTCATTTAACTTTACTTTTCATTCAGGGTTTTATTAGAACTTTGCTCCAAAGGTTTCACTTTAGCTAATGTTATTCTTACATTCCACTTGTTTCGATTAGTGATTAGAGCTATAAATTTCACATTACTTTGTAGAGTTTTGTAAATGGTgtcaatgtttttctttttttcattctagAGCTCTCTAAATTGGTAAATGAAAAGCAGAACAAGTGGGACATGTATTTGGAAGCTACATTATTCGCCATCAGATCAAAGGTCCAAACCACAACCAAATTTTCTGTTTGTTCTGATGTATGGGAGGGAGGCAGTTTTCCCAGCTGAAGTTCCTGTTGTTCTGCCGGTAGCTGGTTTTTATTTATGTCTGTCATGTCCACCGTGAAATATTTGCCTATATTTCATGGACTAATTGTTTTGTATATACAGATCTCACCTAATTCGAACTACTTGCTTTTTTCCAACTTATGTGGCACATTACATTTGAATGTTATTTGTTGTTAAACTATAATATGGTAAAGTTTTGCTTTACTGTCTTTAAATGTAGTGTGCATATACAAATAAACATGTTCTTCTTGTTTCCGTAAGCATTTTAATCTTCATAACTATCAATTTGTTTTTTCCTTGAAAACTGTACTACGaaagaggattaaaaaaaaaaaaaaagtatttctttcaTTAATGCTGAATTGTGTTACCATTTAAACAATTTGTTTTCCAGCTTTCAAATATCATTCTGCAGGGGGAGATGAATTATGTAACATATATGGAGGAGAGGAAGTCATCGAGGGAGTCGAGAGAAAAAGAAACGCTGGAGAACATTGCCAAGTCGCAAGAAAAGCAGAAGGTAGCGTATGCCAATAGAGTGCAGAAAAAATACAGGGATTTAAACTACAGTGTTGGCGACGAGGTTCTCCTCTACAACATGAGGAAGCGTGGTCGAAAAGGTGGAAGGATTGAACCTGACTTCCTTGGCCCTTATGTCATCGAGGAGCTGTGTGGCAATTTGCTTAAATTGGCAAATTATGCCAGTGTTATCCTGAAAAACAAGATTAACATTAACAACATAAAGCCATATAGAAGGAGTAAAGAAGCAACATGCCCCAGGCAGCAAAGTGAAAGGACCTCGGTGATTCAATTTGCCCCGAAGAGACAGGATAGCACTACGGAGGTACAACCAAACTCCCTACCTGAATAGCTTGCATATAGTGTGCTTGTTCTGTATCCTCAGCTTATTCTTTCTAtttgtacaatattttttttcaatgtagttGCTTaactttaatattgttttttttttttttttttttaagccttctGCATCTTTGAATTTACAGCAGAGCATGGAAGACAGAGGTAGCATTTGCAAAGGTCTTCATTTTCTATTTAGACCCTGTTGGTCATTCAATTGGCCGTGCCCTGTTGGTCTGGCCTTTTCATTCAGTTGGCCATTCTGGCCCTTGTTTATAGTTGCCGCTGTTTGGCATTATGTTCTTGTTTTATTAGCCTTACAAGTTAATACTATACCAAAGAACCTATACAGGTTGAGTGACCCCCTTATCACAAATGCTTTTGAACATAGGTTATTTTGATGTACGAATATTTGCATTTATGAGGAGAGCTCATGCAGAATGGCTGCTGTATTTGGAACCAATACTTTAGAATTTGAAGATAAGGCATACTCGACCTGTATTAGCTTTGGGTCCAAATAGTACAATAACTTAAGTGCGATTtaagtttcttgtttttttttgttttttttttccccctcctccatttaaAGGGCTGTGGAGTGCTGAAGATGACGGCCTGATGGAAGCCATTGTCGGACAATTCAAACTGTATAAGTCGTCATTCAAAACACTGCATGGGACAGAGTGGCTGGTTGATGAGGTAAGAGTCTGCACTgtagaaaatgtataaaaagcaaaaatctctaataaagtttatttttctttctctgtAATGCAGGTGATTGATGCATACATTCATCACCTGATTGGAAAGCATCAGGCAAGTGTGACTTAGTGTATACTTGTGTTGTATGTTTGTTGCATTGTTATTCTACATTATTACTCTTAATCTTTTTAAACAGGAACCTATTCACCAGTTCGATGCAGTAATTTCATCGGAATTATTTTCTGGAAAATGGGATAGACTTGGAAAGGTTAGTTATTTGTCTCAATAACAGctattcatacacgcacacacattaacaaaaataacattgattttctcaccctcTCCTGGTtgttatgtttattcctcattctcgggtcctctaccaaagGCCTGGGAGTTGAAGGGTTCTGCGCAATATcttctcttctggacagcgatctcagatgtcccacctggaatctgttgaagtcaCTCCcctaacttgggagtcaca
This region of Pelobates fuscus isolate aPelFus1 chromosome 2, aPelFus1.pri, whole genome shotgun sequence genomic DNA includes:
- the LOC134586336 gene encoding uncharacterized protein LOC134586336, translated to MNYVTYMEERKSSRESREKETLENIAKSQEKQKVAYANRVQKKYRDLNYSVGDEVLLYNMRKRGRKGGRIEPDFLGPYVIEELCGNLLKLANYASVILKNKININNIKPYRRSKEATCPRQQSERTSVIQFAPKRQDSTTEPSASLNLQQSMEDRGLWSAEDDGLMEAIVGQFKLYKSSFKTLHGTEWLVDEVIDAYIHHLIGKHQEPIHQFDAVISSELFSGKWDRLGKVSYLSQ